TCCATCCGGGTTTGCAGATGGCCGCTCTGCCGCTACAGCCTGCGACCTGCTGATGCTTTTAAAtcaccaaaaaaaaaatctaagctGGACACGAAGGAAAGCTCCAATGCATTCTTTCATTAACAATGACGAAGGACAAAATATTTGCTAAACTTGACATCTGTAGTTTCTTTCTCCAATACATTATTttatcaaaataaaataaaaagatggGTTCACCCTTTTAATGTTTGCTTGCTTCAATTCTGAAATCTCGTGAACTCCTTTGTGCTGACAAATTGGAGAATGATTGAACCACTAGCCAAATGCTGACCACAAAGCATGAACTGTATATTCAAAGTATCACGTACTGCGAGGAACAAAATACAGGATGTACAGAGGAGGCATCAAGGAGGGCCCTCGGCAGGCAACTGGAAGAGCTGCAACCTGCATCTAGATGCAGTACCATTTGCACCGTGCACATGAAGATCACTGACCACATAACATTCACATTGAAGTTAGTAAACAAAATTGGAGGGCAAACTCACTTGCACATGATGATTTTTGAGCCACGTATCCTCCATCCTGCAATTCCCATCTATCAGCGCCGACTTGAGTGCACCTGGGAACAAAGAACAATCAAGGATAGTCAAGCTTTCACTTCAAAAAAGGATAGTCAAGCTGAAGCCAAAAAAGGGGTGGCCTTGAAAAGGATAGAACAAACAGGCCAAGCATGTTGACAGCACCAAGTAATCAGATGTAAAATTTGCTTCTCGACATTTTTAAGGTAATAACAAAATATCAAAATCTGAATGCAGATGGCTTGATGTAAAGGCTTAGCCAAAAATAAATTCAAAGAGCATCACCGAATTTAAAAATATGGTAGAAATCCTACCTGTCTGCTCCTTTGCAAAAAAAGAAGAATTTGATCATCTTCGTCCTGCGAAATTACAATCATTCGTTTACTTTTGCTATTGAATTCCAACAGATCGGGAATCTTGAACTCCCTGAAATCATACTCACGCATTATTGAgacaaaataataataataaggaaAAAAAACTTAATGTCGAGTAATCAGGCGATGTTGAAACAATCGAGTCGTACCATGTCTTGGGCTTGTAGTAGGCGAGCTGCGCTCGAGCAGGATGCACGAAGTAGCACGTGTGGAAGAAGAGGCGCTGTCGCGCGATCTGACCTACCTTTGCTGGATTGGTTTTCTTTTCGGATAGACCGGGCGTAATCTCATctgctaatttattttttttctgGGAAACTGATTGGAGGGAGTGGGGTTCGAACCCAGGATCCTCACGGGATTCAATCCCTCGCTGCAAAGGGAGTGCGGAGGACGGTGAGGGTGCGTTGAAGCCTAGGGTGGTGGGTGCATTGAAGCCTGGAGATTCCAAATAACATTGGTCATTAGATCGAGTTAAGCCTGAAGGGAGGATTAGGAGCCATAGATTTTAATGATATTAAAATTATGtgtgtaatttttttttttgtgcacGGTGGTTGGACTCTCTCAACAGGGATGCATTGTCTGGTGCATCTAAAATAGTTTGAATTAGTCCATTACAGTAGAGATATCTAACAGCCTAGACGTTCCTATCAGCTGCTTGACCTATTCCTGACGTTTCTTCTATAGTCCTCCGTAGTACCAATACGTTCAGATCTGTTCTCACTGTCGATAATAGAGAAACACTAGGTCACTCTCGAGTGACGAGCTGAATTACACACAAGCACGACACGATGAGCCCATCCATCCAGTCCAGGCCCAGCCCAGCAGGAGACGACAAATCCCAAATTCTCAACGGGCAGCGGAAACTTGCCTTCCAAGCACGCCGCACGTGGCACGTCGGACGGCCGACGATCCAGTCGTGCAAGGATCCGTTCCACGCGAACGGTTGGTTACGGTGGGCCACCCCCAGCAGACGGCCCAGATCTAACTGGGCACGCAATCAGGGCCGTCAGTGGCCTAGGCCCCTCTTCCTCTTGGCTTCTTCTTCTCCTCGCTGTCACGCATCTTGCTCTCCGGTTCAGTTCTCTGGCTCCGATTCTCCCTCTTCCCCACAACTCAAGATCCGAATCTAGGGAGCGGGTTCCACCACCCCGAGATTCTCGTGGCGACCTCGCAACAACCTTGCTCTTCCATCTTTTCGGTTGCCGAATCTCTCTCGCCTTCTCTCTCCGAGTCTGTTAGTCAGTCTGTTCTTGGTTCGTCCACTCTCCGGAGTTCCACCCATTTTGGATGTACTGGATTGGTGGTTCCAGTGGAGTGGAGAGAAATTTTGTGGGCGATAGGTTTCGTCTCAGGAACTCTTTAACTACCGTTGCTTTCTCCTTGCTCCTCTGATTTGCGCCGAGAAGCAACCGCTATAATTATCAGCGATTTCTTTTGTTTCACTCGATCCAGCCTTGTTGCTTTCCCTTAAAGGCGGTGTTTTTGCCAATCCCACTTTTGGTGAGACAGATGTTTATTGGATCTAGTTCTTGAAGAAGATAAGGTTTTCCTCGCAGATTAGTCTGTTGCTTTGCTCTATCCTGTTTGATTTTGTCAGTTTTGCCCCCAATTTTCTCCCGGATCAAGAGGACGCGAgcattctttgattcctccacccccccccccccccccaatggcCATGTCGCTGAGCCGCTTCTCCCAGTGGATATGGCCGGGGAGCAGAACTAGAAACCGCAGAGgccgcgagccaccggcggtGAGCACGGCCGTGACGAAAGGCCTCTTCCCGGATTCCCCGTCCGGGTTCCGGGAACCAGACGCCGTCGGGCGCCCGGGCTCCGGCGTGGCACGGTCGCGTAAGGGCAAGATCCGCCGGCGCGGCGGCCGTGCGGAGGATAGAGTTGACGGCGAGCGCGGCATGGTTATCGTGCAGTCCGACGGCGACGGCTGCCTGTCTGACTCGGACTCCGACGGCTCCGACTGGTCCATCGGCTGGCTCGAGCCGCTCGCGCCGGACCTACAGAGCGACGCGGACTCCGAGGGCAGCTTCGCCGTCCTCGTGCCGTGCTATCGACACGGCCGCGCTGACCGGCCTGCCCGTCCTGATGGTAGGTTCCCTGGTCCAGGTGGTGTCGCCCACGGCGGCGTTTCTGGTGAGCTGAATATGCTGCTCTTTCTTCATTGATGACTACTACTAGCACTTACTAGGTGTAGTGCAGACTTCAGAGTAACTGAGTTGGTAGATAGACAGTAAGTACTCATTAATTACAGTACATTACTAAA
This DNA window, taken from Miscanthus floridulus cultivar M001 chromosome 13, ASM1932011v1, whole genome shotgun sequence, encodes the following:
- the LOC136500726 gene encoding uncharacterized protein isoform X1, with product MAMSLSRFSQWIWPGSRTRNRRGREPPAVSTAVTKGLFPDSPSGFREPDAVGRPGSGVARSRKGKIRRRGGRAEDRVDGERGMVIVQSDGDGCLSDSDSDGSDWSIGWLEPLAPDLQSDADSEGSFAVLVPCYRHGRADRPARPDGRFPGPGGVAHGGVSDNKNFVEQ
- the LOC136499851 gene encoding uncharacterized protein encodes the protein MEEQGFNAPTTLGFNAPSPSSALPLQRGIESREDPGFEPHSLQSVSQKKNKLADEITPGLSEKKTNPAKVGQIARQRLFFHTCYFVHPARAQLAYYKPKTWTKMIKFFFFCKGADRCTQVGADRWELQDGGYVAQKSSCANAGCSSSSCLPRALLDASSVHPVFCSSHISRSQAVAAERPSANPDGEQRRQAYRVRGL
- the LOC136500726 gene encoding uncharacterized protein isoform X2, translating into MAMSLSRFSQWIWPGSRTRNRRGREPPAVSTAVTKGLFPDSPSGFREPDAVGRPGSGVARSRKGKIRRRGGRAEDRVDGERGMVIVQSDGDGCLSDSDSDGSDWSIGWLEPLAPDLQSDADSEGSFAVLVPCYRHGRADRPARPDDNKNFVEQ